Proteins from a genomic interval of Scatophagus argus isolate fScaArg1 chromosome 6, fScaArg1.pri, whole genome shotgun sequence:
- the rgmd gene encoding RGM domain family, member D translates to MGRSGPQITAKRQLWDCVTLTMVLLSLLFRPAHCQQCRIQRCNAEYVASTSPSSGLQEDVAMDVDYCIALRAYALCTRRQARSCRGDLVYHSAVFRIKELFSQHNCSSDGPTSSDKVPSTSRPAVSELCDYENRVLLSGSAGQQKKYAHCGLFGDPHLRTFRDEFQTCKVEGAWPLIDNRFLSVQVTNVPVVLGSSATATSKITVIFKSYHGCTDQKVYQATTEDLPLAFQDGTRSGGESGSLSIVERGGSGVGRQVKIQARYIGTSIIVRRVGSYLTFAIRMPEDTLDYSEDNGGLQLCLHGCPRNELIKEHTLGRQSQQPRLQGTNTELGPLRPPHQIYTVERATAKCRETLQVEDVYFQSCVFDLLTTGDPEFSMAAYGALEDLKALPPSKLKQNSPSFSNRGASRTSAASAASGSLLSLLLLILLLL, encoded by the exons ATGGGGAGAAGCGGACCACAAATCACGGCTAAGCGGCAGCTTTGGGACTGTGTAACGTTGACGATGGTTTTACTTTCGCTGCTGTTTCGACCAG CTCACTGCCAGCAATGTCGAATCCAACGCTGCAATGCGGAGTATGTGGCTTCTACCTCACCCTCTAGTGGTCTGCAGGAGGACGTGGCTATGGATGTGGACTACTGCATCGCCTTGCGGGCCTATGCCCTGTGCACCAGGCGGCAAGCACGCAGCTGCAGGGGCGACCTGGTCTACCACTCGGCTGTCTTCCGCATTAAGGAGTTATTCTCTCAACATAACTGCTCCAGTGATGGGCCCACCTCCTCCGACAAGGTCCCCAGCACGTCTCGCCCTGCCGTGTCAGAGCTGTGTGACTATGAGAATCGGGTCCTCCTGTCGGGTTCAGCCGGCCAGCAAAAGAAATACGCCCACTGTGGATTATTTGGAGACCCCCACCTACGGACTTTCCGAGACGAGTTTCAGACCTGCAAGGTGGAAGGGGCGTGGCCTCTGATAGACAACCGCTTCCTGTCAGTGCAGGTGACCAATGTGCCTGTTGTCTTAGGCTCCAGCGCCACAGCAACCAGCAAG ATCACTGTGATCTTCAAGTCGTACCACGGCTGTACAGACCAGAAGGTGTACCAGGCCACCACAGAAGATCTGCCATTGGCCTTTCAGGATGGGACTCGCAGTGGCGGAGAGAGTGGCAGCCTGAGCATTGTAGAGCGGGGCGGCTCTGGTGTGGGCCGGCAAGTGAAGATACAGGCCCGCTACATTGGCACCTCCATCATCGTCCGGCGAGTGGGCAGCTACCTGACCTTTGCCATCCGCATGCCAGAAGACACGCTGGACTATTCAGAGGACAATGGCGGTCTGCAGCTCTGCCTGCATGGCTGTCCACGGAACGAGCTCATCAAAGAGCACACGCTGGGCCGTCAGAGCCAGCAGCCCCGCCTGCAGGGCACCAACACAGAGCTGGGTCCTTTACGGCCCCCTCATCAGATCTACACAGTGGAGCGGGCCACGGCCAAGTGTAGAGAGACTCTGCAGGTGGAGGACGTGTACTTTCAGTCGTGTGTGTTCGACTTGCTGACCACAGGAGACCCTGAGTTCTCTATGGCAGCGTATGGGGCTCTGGAGGATTTAAAGGCATTGCCACCCAGTAAACTGAAGCAGAATTCCCCAAGTTTTTCCAACCGAGGGGCTTCACGCACGTCGGCTGCATCAGCAGCCAGCGGCTCCCTGCTCTCACTCCTACTTCTcattctgctgcttttgtga